The Synergistaceae bacterium genome window below encodes:
- a CDS encoding tripartite tricarboxylate transporter substrate binding protein, with product MKRTSAVIALTTLIIAVFACAALAASYPSKPFEFLAPAGAGGGWDTTIRMVGRVLAEEKIITQPMPVTNKPGGGGAVNLAYMQKKKGNPYTITVYSPPLLLINLTGQTELGYKDLTPIAMLINDFGAFAVPKDSKFKNIKEVMEALKKDPKSVKVGGMSSAGSMDHIQFLQAARAAGVKNLKEIPYISLQEGAMAALMGGHIDLLSTGMAETVGAFESGDIKVLAVSSPSRIKSGVLKAVPTLKESGIDTVFINWRGLFGTPGMGKAERNFMAGALKKMSETKAWKDICVKNGWEPVYMGSDEFTKFLDKTNEEYKVILGEIGFLKKQ from the coding sequence ATGAAACGGACATCTGCAGTTATCGCACTAACGACACTTATCATCGCAGTATTTGCATGCGCGGCGCTTGCCGCATCCTATCCCTCCAAGCCCTTTGAATTTCTGGCTCCGGCCGGTGCCGGCGGCGGCTGGGATACAACGATCCGTATGGTGGGAAGAGTGCTTGCCGAGGAAAAGATCATTACCCAGCCGATGCCAGTAACCAACAAACCGGGAGGCGGCGGAGCGGTCAACCTTGCCTACATGCAGAAGAAAAAAGGTAATCCGTACACCATCACCGTCTATTCACCACCTCTCCTCCTTATTAATCTGACCGGACAGACGGAACTCGGTTACAAGGACCTCACACCGATAGCAATGCTGATCAATGATTTTGGAGCTTTTGCTGTGCCAAAAGACTCAAAGTTTAAGAACATCAAAGAGGTAATGGAAGCACTGAAGAAAGACCCCAAGAGCGTCAAGGTCGGAGGAATGAGCTCCGCGGGCAGCATGGACCACATCCAGTTCCTGCAGGCAGCAAGGGCAGCCGGAGTCAAGAACCTTAAGGAAATACCATATATTTCACTTCAGGAGGGCGCCATGGCTGCATTGATGGGCGGGCATATCGATCTTCTCTCCACAGGAATGGCTGAGACGGTCGGCGCATTTGAATCAGGGGACATCAAAGTTCTTGCCGTAAGCTCCCCGTCACGCATCAAGAGCGGAGTTCTCAAGGCAGTTCCTACACTCAAGGAATCCGGTATTGATACAGTTTTCATCAACTGGCGCGGGCTCTTCGGCACCCCCGGAATGGGCAAGGCGGAACGTAATTTCATGGCCGGAGCTCTGAAAAAAATGAGCGAGACTAAAGCATGGAAGGATATCTGCGTCAAGAACGGCTGGGAACCAGTCTACATGGGATCTGATGAATTCACGAAGTTCCTTGATAAAACTAATGAGGAATATAAGGTCATTCTCGGTGAGATAGGATTCCTCAAAAAGCAGTAA
- a CDS encoding glycosyltransferase family 39 protein, with protein MDPSLSKRNMLLLAVIAAILVIYFIPIGSHPLLEPDEGRYAEIPREMIESGNYITPMLNYVKYFEKPVLLYWMNAGSFKLFGETDFAARFASASCAVLGTAAVGLLGAFMFGNSVGILSALVTATSLLYFVIGTINVTDMPLSFFMTLALAAFYVGQIKKDRRWFLLFYAAMALGLLTKGLVAIVLPGGIIFWYIVLSRKWRLVPDVLYIPGIILFLAISVPWFYLVCRDNPDFFHFFFIQEHFLRYTTKIHHRYEPFWYFLPIIPAALVPWTGFFLALFSRKSIVRTPDNSAAKDATLFLLLWSGVILLFYSLSDSKLIPYIVPCLPPLAILIAADIDRMVRQRQWHGWALIWSAGIALVFSAGLFFYAATGDVIAHSRALTIAIKLSAGLLTGPFCAFWITRGRRKDFRTAAVILCVSACFFIAGMQDIYKIMGQTRSSYQVSSVIINNAAEDDTIAVYGEVLQGIPFYTKRRVMLIDYSGELRFGANQREGKGWFPSAEEFRVEWQARKKPYVLIIRKDRLGELFPGGNAGETKKIEVDRYLILFNREGTK; from the coding sequence ATGGATCCATCCCTGTCAAAAAGGAATATGCTGCTTTTGGCAGTCATTGCGGCAATACTGGTGATATATTTCATCCCCATAGGCTCGCACCCCCTGCTGGAACCTGACGAAGGACGCTACGCTGAAATACCGCGGGAGATGATAGAGTCGGGAAATTATATAACTCCTATGCTGAACTATGTCAAATATTTTGAAAAGCCGGTGCTTCTCTACTGGATGAACGCAGGCAGCTTCAAACTCTTCGGAGAGACGGATTTTGCCGCGCGTTTCGCCTCCGCCTCATGTGCTGTGCTGGGCACGGCCGCTGTGGGACTGTTGGGCGCGTTCATGTTCGGAAACAGCGTCGGGATCTTATCCGCTTTGGTAACAGCCACATCCCTGCTTTACTTCGTCATAGGAACGATAAATGTGACGGACATGCCGCTCTCGTTCTTTATGACCCTGGCACTTGCCGCTTTTTATGTCGGGCAAATAAAAAAAGACCGGCGATGGTTCCTGCTTTTCTACGCGGCTATGGCGCTTGGTCTGCTTACAAAGGGACTCGTGGCTATCGTCCTGCCAGGCGGGATAATTTTCTGGTATATCGTATTGTCCCGCAAATGGCGGCTTGTACCGGATGTTCTCTATATTCCGGGTATCATTTTATTCCTGGCTATCTCTGTGCCCTGGTTCTATCTCGTGTGCCGCGACAACCCTGACTTTTTCCATTTCTTTTTTATTCAGGAACATTTTCTTCGCTATACTACAAAGATACATCACCGCTATGAACCATTCTGGTATTTTTTGCCTATCATACCCGCCGCGCTGGTGCCGTGGACCGGTTTTTTCCTCGCATTGTTCAGCAGGAAAAGTATCGTCAGGACACCGGACAATAGTGCAGCCAAGGATGCGACCCTTTTTCTGCTTCTCTGGTCCGGCGTCATTCTGCTATTTTACTCGCTATCGGATTCTAAGCTCATCCCCTACATAGTGCCATGCCTGCCCCCTCTTGCGATTTTGATAGCCGCGGACATTGACCGCATGGTCAGGCAGAGACAATGGCACGGGTGGGCGCTTATATGGTCGGCAGGTATCGCGCTGGTTTTTTCTGCGGGGCTGTTTTTTTACGCAGCCACCGGTGATGTGATTGCCCATTCAAGAGCTCTCACCATAGCTATAAAGCTGTCGGCGGGACTTCTGACAGGCCCTTTTTGCGCCTTCTGGATCACACGCGGACGACGAAAGGATTTCAGAACTGCTGCGGTAATCCTATGCGTTTCAGCGTGCTTCTTTATAGCCGGGATGCAGGACATTTATAAAATAATGGGACAGACACGCTCCTCTTATCAAGTCTCAAGCGTGATAATAAATAATGCGGCTGAAGATGATACAATTGCCGTTTACGGCGAGGTCCTTCAGGGTATACCCTTCTATACGAAGCGGCGTGTCATGCTGATAGATTATTCAGGTGAACTGAGGTTCGGGGCAAATCAGAGAGAAGGCAAAGGGTGGTTCCCTTCCGCAGAGGAATTCCGCGTGGAATGGCAGGCAAGGAAGAAGCCCTATGTCCTTATTATAAGAAAAGACCGCCTAGGGGAACTTTTCCCGGGGGGAAATGCCGGTGAGACAAAAAAGATAGAAGTGGACAGATACTTGATCCTCTTCAACAGGGAGGGCACTAAATGA
- a CDS encoding DegT/DnrJ/EryC1/StrS family aminotransferase — MRKEFLPFAKPSISEEAIADVADSIRSGWLSMGPKTIRFEENFANYTGASWALSVNSATAGLHTALMALGIGRGDEVITTPMTFAATVNAILFAGAKPVFVDIDRDTLNIDPDKIEAAVTPATRAMIPVHFAGMPCDMDRIEAIADKYGLAIVEDAAHALGASYKGRRIGADRGIRRASVFSFHPTKNITTGEGGMVCTGDAEIAEKVSVLRQNGMSKGAWNRYAAKGSANYDIFFPGLKYTMMDIQAAIGDSQLRELDSFNARRRWIVSFYMKELADVEGLILPKAAPWEYTHSWHIFTPFVDIDRLGITRDEFMAGMKDLNIGTALHYQALHLFTCYGEVTGLRRGSLPEAEYVSDRIVSLPLFPAMNDEDAYDVVEAVRKVCGNER; from the coding sequence ATGAGAAAAGAATTTCTTCCTTTTGCAAAACCGTCCATAAGCGAGGAAGCGATAGCGGACGTAGCTGATTCTATCAGATCGGGCTGGCTCTCGATGGGGCCGAAGACGATACGTTTTGAAGAGAATTTCGCAAACTACACCGGAGCATCATGGGCTCTTTCCGTGAATTCCGCTACCGCTGGCCTGCATACTGCGCTCATGGCGCTTGGCATAGGCCGCGGCGACGAAGTGATAACCACCCCGATGACGTTTGCTGCAACAGTAAATGCAATACTTTTTGCCGGCGCAAAACCTGTCTTCGTAGATATAGACAGAGACACACTAAACATTGATCCTGATAAAATAGAAGCTGCCGTAACACCGGCAACCCGCGCCATGATCCCTGTCCACTTTGCAGGCATGCCCTGTGACATGGACCGGATAGAGGCGATAGCTGACAAATATGGGCTGGCGATAGTCGAGGATGCGGCACATGCTCTGGGTGCATCCTATAAAGGACGCAGGATAGGCGCCGACAGAGGCATTCGCCGGGCATCAGTTTTCAGTTTCCACCCGACAAAGAATATAACAACAGGAGAAGGCGGGATGGTATGCACCGGTGATGCGGAGATCGCAGAGAAGGTCTCTGTGCTCAGGCAAAACGGCATGTCAAAAGGGGCATGGAACAGGTACGCGGCAAAGGGCAGCGCAAACTACGACATCTTCTTCCCCGGACTAAAATACACCATGATGGACATTCAGGCGGCAATAGGGGATTCTCAGCTGCGCGAGCTCGATAGCTTCAATGCGAGGCGGCGCTGGATCGTCTCCTTCTACATGAAAGAACTCGCCGATGTTGAGGGCCTCATACTTCCAAAGGCCGCACCATGGGAGTACACCCACAGCTGGCATATTTTTACGCCATTCGTGGATATAGACAGGCTTGGCATCACGAGAGACGAATTCATGGCAGGCATGAAGGATCTCAACATTGGAACAGCCCTACACTATCAGGCGCTGCATCTCTTCACCTGCTACGGGGAAGTAACCGGCCTTCGAAGGGGCAGTCTGCCGGAGGCCGAATATGTGTCCGACCGCATAGTCTCCCTTCCGCTCTTCCCAGCGATGAATGACGAGGACGCGTATGACGTTGTCGAAGCAGTACGCAAAGTCTGTGGGAACGAAAGGTAG
- a CDS encoding tripartite tricarboxylate transporter permease, with amino-acid sequence MEVLHLLSIGFINALTPLNIIWLCAGSALGTVLGMLPGLGPTTGIALLMPLTFTMAPDTALVTMCAIYYGAMFGGSRSSILLNVPGDGAAVASCFDGYPMSQNGQAEAALAISAIASFIGGLIATIAFVAIAVPIARFALKFGPPEYFMLMCFALAATAAISKEALLKGLLSMCLGLMIATVGIDPQSGAIRFTFGITALQTGIDFVIVIIGVYGLGEVFHNMEHIKSELNVKVQKKFGRIWVTMAQFKRCWWPMIRQTPVGFFIGVLPGAGGTIACLMAYNNEKQLAKNPEDFGKGEIVGLAAPEAANNACSVGALIPMMTLGVPGSGTTAVMLGALMILGLQPGPLLFQQHADIAWTVIASMFIGNVICAIINIPLASLLVRVLAVPAKILYPLIVIMALIGVYTINFSTLDFVLLVIFGLFGYFMKRYKVPTSPLILAVVVGASMEQSLRQSLMLSDGSVSILFRSPICLVLFALTVISIAWPFISDWRKKKKTYTA; translated from the coding sequence ATGGAAGTTTTACATCTGCTCTCTATCGGATTCATAAACGCACTCACCCCCCTGAACATCATCTGGCTCTGTGCAGGTTCAGCTCTAGGGACAGTGCTCGGCATGCTCCCCGGCCTAGGCCCCACGACAGGGATAGCGCTTCTCATGCCGCTGACGTTTACAATGGCTCCAGACACCGCGCTGGTAACGATGTGTGCGATATACTACGGGGCCATGTTCGGCGGCTCAAGAAGCTCAATACTTCTGAATGTTCCCGGCGACGGGGCAGCGGTCGCCTCGTGCTTCGACGGCTATCCCATGTCCCAGAACGGGCAGGCGGAGGCAGCCCTCGCGATATCAGCGATCGCATCGTTCATCGGCGGACTTATCGCAACGATAGCGTTCGTCGCAATTGCCGTACCAATAGCACGTTTCGCGCTTAAGTTCGGCCCCCCGGAATATTTTATGCTGATGTGTTTCGCTCTGGCGGCTACTGCAGCAATATCGAAAGAGGCTCTGCTGAAGGGGCTTCTCTCCATGTGCCTTGGACTTATGATAGCAACAGTCGGGATCGACCCTCAGTCAGGCGCCATCCGTTTCACTTTCGGAATTACCGCACTGCAGACCGGCATTGATTTTGTAATCGTGATCATTGGCGTATACGGTCTCGGCGAGGTCTTCCATAACATGGAGCACATTAAATCCGAGCTCAATGTAAAAGTACAGAAAAAGTTCGGCAGGATATGGGTCACAATGGCACAGTTCAAACGCTGCTGGTGGCCTATGATACGCCAGACCCCGGTAGGTTTCTTTATCGGGGTACTTCCCGGCGCAGGAGGAACGATCGCCTGTCTTATGGCTTACAACAATGAAAAACAGCTTGCAAAGAACCCTGAGGATTTTGGAAAAGGCGAGATCGTCGGCCTTGCCGCACCTGAAGCAGCCAACAACGCCTGCTCCGTAGGCGCCCTCATTCCGATGATGACTCTGGGCGTTCCCGGTTCCGGCACTACAGCCGTTATGCTTGGTGCGCTCATGATCCTGGGCCTTCAGCCCGGGCCGCTGCTCTTCCAGCAGCATGCGGATATTGCGTGGACCGTCATAGCAAGTATGTTTATAGGCAATGTGATCTGCGCGATAATAAACATACCCCTTGCAAGTCTGCTGGTGCGTGTCCTTGCCGTTCCTGCCAAGATACTCTACCCCCTTATAGTCATTATGGCCCTTATCGGGGTCTACACTATAAATTTCAGCACCCTTGATTTTGTACTGCTTGTGATATTCGGGCTTTTCGGATATTTCATGAAGAGATATAAGGTGCCGACATCCCCCTTGATCCTTGCCGTTGTCGTCGGGGCCTCAATGGAACAGTCACTGCGCCAGTCGCTCATGCTCTCTGACGGCAGCGTGTCCATCCTCTTCCGTTCGCCAATTTGCCTGGTTCTGTTTGCCCTTACGGTCATCTCTATCGCATGGCCGTTCATCAGCGATTGGAGAAAAAAGAAAAAGACATATACAGCGTGA
- a CDS encoding glycosyltransferase, whose amino-acid sequence MKPEISIVIPAYNEEESLHALFDSLYPVMTKMGRSFEIIFINDGSKDSTLGILYDFYKAHREVRVIDLNGNFGQHMAIMAGFDHALGSIVITLDADLQNPPEEIPNIVAKMDEGYDVVGTYRIGRKDPAFRKIASKLVNKLTNRIAKLNIRDYGCMLRGYSRRIIDIINESRESTTFIPALAQKFAAKPIEIPVAHREREMGVSKYGLFQLIRLNFDLMTSFSLVPLQMVTMAGMVISALSFLLVCYMFLRRLILGPEVEGVFTLMAIQFLLTGITLFSLGITGEYLGRIYREVSRRPRYSVKKMFQHDE is encoded by the coding sequence ATGAAACCCGAGATTTCGATCGTCATACCCGCATATAACGAAGAAGAGTCGCTGCATGCGCTTTTTGACAGCCTATATCCCGTTATGACGAAGATGGGACGCTCTTTCGAGATAATATTCATAAACGACGGCAGCAAGGATTCGACCCTTGGGATCCTGTATGATTTTTACAAAGCCCATCGCGAGGTAAGGGTAATAGACCTCAATGGCAACTTTGGACAGCACATGGCAATAATGGCAGGCTTCGATCATGCGCTCGGCAGCATTGTGATCACGCTTGACGCCGACCTACAGAATCCGCCGGAGGAGATACCGAACATAGTCGCGAAGATGGACGAAGGATATGACGTCGTAGGGACTTATCGTATCGGACGTAAAGACCCTGCGTTCAGAAAGATCGCGTCTAAACTTGTCAACAAACTCACAAACCGCATTGCAAAGCTGAACATCCGAGACTACGGCTGCATGCTCCGGGGGTACAGCCGCAGGATCATAGACATAATCAACGAGAGCCGTGAATCTACTACCTTTATTCCTGCTCTTGCGCAGAAATTCGCGGCAAAACCGATAGAAATACCGGTAGCCCATAGGGAACGCGAGATGGGCGTTTCAAAATACGGGCTCTTCCAGCTCATCCGCCTCAACTTTGACCTCATGACCAGCTTTTCTCTCGTCCCGCTTCAGATGGTCACGATGGCGGGCATGGTGATATCAGCGCTCTCCTTCCTTCTGGTATGCTATATGTTCCTCCGTCGACTCATCCTGGGACCAGAGGTCGAGGGGGTATTCACCCTTATGGCGATACAGTTCCTTCTGACCGGCATAACGCTCTTCAGCCTTGGAATTACCGGCGAATACCTTGGGCGCATATACAGAGAGGTCAGCAGGCGTCCCAGATATTCGGTAAAGAAAATGTTCCAGCATGATGAATAA
- a CDS encoding tripartite tricarboxylate transporter TctB family protein, producing the protein MNPDVIVGSFAAVFSIAYTIAAWELPSAAIGNPMAPKYFPLVVGAMAIIFSVALLIRGVKKGPVAKKAKTSDKGYWILIAGLIVLCLVYAAILEKIGFIISTILFLGAMLFLVNGVKGWKANILTAICFTLGIWYIFEKVFVITLP; encoded by the coding sequence ATGAATCCTGACGTCATAGTGGGTTCCTTCGCAGCCGTATTCAGCATAGCATACACAATAGCCGCATGGGAACTGCCTAGTGCTGCGATAGGCAACCCCATGGCTCCAAAATATTTTCCGCTCGTTGTCGGAGCGATGGCCATAATTTTTTCTGTAGCACTGCTCATAAGAGGCGTGAAAAAAGGACCTGTGGCAAAGAAGGCAAAGACCTCGGACAAGGGCTACTGGATCCTGATTGCAGGACTCATAGTCCTATGCCTTGTTTATGCGGCAATACTTGAAAAAATCGGTTTTATCATTAGCACGATACTCTTTTTGGGCGCGATGCTCTTTCTTGTCAACGGCGTCAAAGGATGGAAGGCCAATATACTCACGGCCATCTGTTTCACGCTCGGCATCTGGTACATATTCGAAAAAGTTTTTGTTATAACACTGCCCTAG